Genomic DNA from Gloeocapsa sp. DLM2.Bin57:
GTTTACTAACTGTACTAATTGTGGACCACGTTACAGCATTATAGAGGGGTTACCCTACGATCGCCCCTTGACTACGATGAAAACCTTTGTTATGTGTCCTGAGTGTGCACAAGAATATCATAACCCCTTAGATCGTCGTTTTCACGCACAACCCAACGCTTGTCCGATTTGTGGTCCTCAGTTAGGGTTATGGGATAGAGATGGTAATCTACTCTATAGTCAAGAAGAAGCCTTACAAGTAGCAGTTAAAGGAATTAAAGAAGGTTTAATCGTCGCTATCAAAGGTTTAGGAGGTTTTCAGTTAGTAGTAGATGCTCGTAACTCTATAGCAGTAGCAACATTACGTCAGCGTAAACAACGTCCTTCTAAACCCTTTGGGGTAATGTATCCTGATTTAGAGTCAGTACAACAAGATTGTCTGGTAACCGAGTTAGAAGCAGAATTATTGCGATCGCCCCAATCTCCGATAGTTTTACTCACTCGTCAAGCTAACTCTAGTATTGCAGCCAATGTAGCTCCGAATAACCCTGATTTAGGGGTGATGTTACCTTACACTCCCCTACATCATCTTCTCCTGAGAGATTTAGGTTTCCCCATTATTGCTACTAGTGGTAATCTAGCTAATGAGCCTATTTGTACTAGTGAATTAGAAGCTAAACAGCGTTTAGGGAGGATAACCGATTTATTCTTAGTACATAATCGTCCCATTACTCGTCCTCTGGATGATTCTATCGTTAGAGTTATTAATCAGCAACCCGTTGTACTGAGAAGGGCTAGGGGTTATGCACCGTTACCTATTCTCCTGAAATTGCCGAAAAAAGGCGTTAAACCCAAAGTTTTAGCCCTTGGTGCTCATTTAAAAAATACCGTCGCTATCTCCATGGGAGAGCAAGTTTTTTTAAGTCAACATATAGGAGATTTGGATAATCAAGCTAGTTTACAAGCTTTTGAACAGGTTATCGCCACTCTTAAACAACTCTATGAGTTTACACCAGATCTCATCGCTTGTGACCTGCACCCTGACTATATGTCTAGTCAATACGCACAACAGTTAGAGCAACCCATTATCAGGGTACAACATCATCAAGCTCACGTTTTAGGGGCTTACGCCTCTGAACAACTTTGGGGCGAGTCCTGTCTAGGTGTAGCTTGGGATGGTACAGGATCTGGACTCGATGGCACGATTTGGGGTGGGGAATTCTTTCTAGTCAAAGGAGACTCACTAGATTGTCACAGAGTCGCTTCTTTTCTTCCTTTTCCTCTTCCTGGAGGAGATACAGCCATTAAACAACCTCGTCGCACTTTATTAGGGGTTTTACACCAATTGAATTTAGATTATAACCTTGAGCACTATTTCTCTACAACTGAATTAATCAACCTCAAAAAAATGTTAAACCAGAAGTTAAATACTCCTTTAACCTCTAGTGTTGGTCGTCTTTTTGACGCGGTAGCATTACTATTAGGGTTACCTAGTGTAGTTAGTTTTGAGGGTGAAGCTGCTATGGGGTTAGAATTTCTAGCTAGAAAGGTTAAACAAGCTCAACCCTACTCTTTTATTTTTAACAATAATCTCGTTGATTGGCAACCCATGTTGAGAGAGATTCTGACTGATTTAGCAGAGAATATCTCCCCTAAAATCATTGCAGCAAGATTTCATCATACCCTTGCTGAAATTATTGTTAAGATTGCCCAAGAGGTAGGAGAAAAAAGAGTTATGCTAACAGGTGGTTGCTTCCAAAATAAATATCTGAGTGAATGCACCATCGACAAACTCCATCAAAGGGGTTTTATTCCCTGTTATCAGGGTTTAATACCCCCTAATGATGGTTGCATAGCTCTTGGACAAGCGATCGCTGCTCTTAATCAAAGTTAATATTATGTGTTTAGCAGTCCCAGGCAAAATTGTTAGTATCAACGATAACCAAAATGACCCTCTTTTACGTAGTGGTAGGGTCAGTTTTGGTGGTATTATTAAAGAAGTTAGTCTCGCTTATTTACCTGAAGCTCAAGTTGGACAATATGTTATTGTTCATGTGGGCTTCGCTTTGACTATTCTAGATGAAGCAGAAGCAGAAGCTACCCTTAATTACCTAGCAATATAAATGTTGGTTTAGTTAAGGTTGCTTCTTTTCCCTAAATCGCTCTAAAACTTATGGGCGATACTGGATTTGAACCAGTGACGTCCTGCTTGTAAGGCAGGCGCTCTACCGCTGAGCTAATCGCCCTTTTTTTTTCATACTTGACTATCATAACATAAATATTGAAAAAAGCAAGAAGTTAAGTAAAAATTTTTTATGCCCTCTGGTTCGACGCACGATCGCATTACTTTTTGGACAGTTCCAGGATTAGTCATTTGTACTTGGTATTTTAGCAAAAGTGAACGATTAACCCTGATTCTCAGCCTAGCATTTTTATTTAGTGGATTAATGTTTGGTCCTGACTTAGATATTTACTCAGTACAATTCAAACGTTGGGGTAAATTGCGTTTTTTGTGGATACCCTACCAAAAACTACTTAAACATCGTTCTATTTTCTCTCATGGTCCAATTATTGGGAATCTGATTAGAATTGTCTATTTATTAACTATCCTGACTATCTCAGCAATTTTAATAATAGGGATAGGACAATTAATCTGGGGATTTACTTGGAATTGGGGAGAATTTAGACAAATAGTCTGGAATTTAGCGACTCAAGAACATAAAGCCACCTTTTTAGCCCTTTATCTTGGCTTAGAATTAGGTGCAATCAGTCATATACTCAGTGATTGGTTAGTTTCTTATTATAAATCTCAGTCCAAAAAAACCCGTAAAAAACCTCGTCGTCGTCAATCTTCTCCCAAAAAAGGTAGATAATTGAATAGTAATGGTTATTTATTGAGCTTTGCTTTTATGTTCAAATCTACAGTTACAACCGAAGAAACCTATATAAATATTCTCGCTGCTTTAGAAGATTTAATCAAAGTAGTTGCTAAACTGAGAACACCAGAAGAAGGTTGTCCTTGGGATTTAGCTCAAACTCCCCAAACTCTGATACCCTATGTTATTGAGGAAGCTTATGAGGTAGCAGAAGCTCTTAGAAGTGAAAACCAACAAGAGATTGTGGAAGAATTAGGAGATTTATTATTACAAGTAGTTTTACAAGCACAAATAGCCAGCGATCGCGGTGAATTTACACTTACTCAAGTAGCGCAAGGAATCACAGAAAAATTAATTAGACGACATCCCCACGTGTTTGGTGATCTAGAAGTCAATAGTACAGACGAAGTCAGAAATAACTGGGAAAAAATCAAAGCAACAGAAAAACACCAAACTCAAGCATTTAGCCAACAATTAAGCCATTATCTCAAGACTTTCCCACCTCTAATGGCGAGTCAAAAAATATCATCTAAAGCAGCTAAAATAGGGTTTGAATGGGAAAATATCGACGGAGTCTGGGCAAAATTTCACGAAGAATTTCAAGAATTCAAAGCAGCTTTAGCCACAGATAATAAACAACACCAACAAGAAGAATTAGGAGATTTACTCTTTACCCTAACTAATATAGCTCGTTGGTACGAATTAGATTGTAACGAAGCTTTACAGGGAACAAATCGCAAATTTATTGACAGATTAGCTTTGATGGAAACTTTTACAGATCGTCCCCTATCAGATTATAGCTTAGACGAATTAGAAACACTCTGGAAACAAGCCAAAGTAGAATTAGCCCAATCAACAAATAATGACCACTGAAACTAATCAAAGCAGTAATTGGCAAAAAATTAAAGAAAATAGCCAAACTATAGTAATAGCCCTAGGATTAGCCCTAATTATTCGGTTATTTATCGCCGAACCACGTTATATTCCCTCAGAATCGATGTTACCAACTTTAGATTTAGGCGATCGCTTAGTCATAGAGAAGGTATCCTATTATTTTTCCCCCCCCCATTCGGGAGATATCATTGTTTTTCATCCCCCCAAACAACTACAAAACCTAGGTTATCAACATGAACAAGCTTTTATCAAAAGAGTAGTCGCTACCCCAGGACAAACCGTAGCTGTAACTAATGGTAAAGTATATGTGGATGAAACTCCAGTAGTAGAAAACTATCTACTCGAATCACCTAACTACCAGTTACTACCAGTTAAAGTCCCCCCCAATCATTTATTTGTGATGGGAGATAACCGTAATAATAGCAACGATTCGCACATCTGGGGATTTTTACCCGAAACAGAAATTGTCGGTCGTGCTATTTTTCGTTTTTGGCCCTTAAATAGACTAGGATTAATTTAATCATCTTCGGTGGGAGTTTCGCGATTGATTTCCGCTTTAAAACTTCTGAGGGTTTTACCTAAAGAACTCCCAATCTCGGGTATTTTTTGAGGACCAAAAATCAATACCACGACAAATAAGATTACTAAAACTTCGGGCCATCCTAAACCAAACATCGCTTAATTTTACCTAAAAAATAACTAATATCTTAAGTATAACCATGATTGAAATAGCTAAAACCGAATTACGAGAACAACTACACCCGATGATTAGTCAGTTAGCTGACATCATTCTCACTCAATGGTCAAATAATCTGAAACTCTCTCCCTATCAAATACCCTCAGAATTAGGTTACGTCGAAGGAAAGCTAGAAGGAGAAAAAATTACTATTCAAAATCATTGTTATCAAACCCCTCAACTACGCAAATTACATCTAGAATTAGCTAAAGTAGGTAAAAATCTAGACGTGTTGCATTGTGTGATGTTTCCTAATCCAGCTTATACTCTACCAATTTTTGGCTGTGATATCGTAGTGGGAAGAGGAGAAGTAAGCGCGGCGATCGTCGATTTATCACCAGTTAGTTTAGATCATAGTCTTCCAGAAAACTATCAACAAGCTTTAGCCTCATTACCTGAGTTAAACTTTAGTCAAGTACGTCAATTACCAGAATGGGGTGATATCTTCTCTGAATACGTTGTCTTTATTCGTCCTACCAATACTCAAGAAATAGCCGACTTTTTAGCAAGAGTTGACCAATTTCTCTCAATTCATACCTCTTTAGCGGCGATCGCCCAACCTGCAACTATGGAAAGACAACAGCTAAATCTAGCTAGACAACATCATTATTGCACTAAACAACGTCAAAACGATAAAACTAGAAAAGTACTAGAAAAAGCCTTTGGGACAACTTGGGCTGAAACATACTTTAATAATATCTTATTTGATTTACCCGCCTAAAAAATATGTTTAGAAGTAAAGTAGAAACTTTCTGGAGAAGTTACGACCCCCAAAATAAACCGACTTGGTTAAAAACCCGTCGTAAAGAAATAATTATTATCTCTGTTGCTTGTGGATTACTCGGAACAGGTTTAATCCTATTTAACCTACCCAAACTAGGTCAACCAACAGATACACAAACAACCACAGAAGCAACCCCTATTACAGCAATTACCGCTTTAGGTAGAATTGAACCTGTAGGAGAAGTAGCTAAAATAGCAGCAACACCTAATCTAGGTGGTGCGAAAATTAAGGAAATCTTAGTTAAACCAGGAGATGTAGTTACTGAAGGTCAATTACTAGGTATTTTAGATAATTATGATCTACAAAAAGCAACTTTAGATGTAGCTAATAAAGAAGTAGAATTACAGCGCAGCAATCTAGAGATAGTTTTAGCAGGAGCAAGAGAAGGGGAGATTGATAGTCAAAGAGCCACTATTGAACGCTTACAAGCTGAATTAGAATCAGAAATAACCCGTAATCAAGCAGAAATAGCCCGTTGGGAAGCAGAGTTAACAGGACAAACAGAGGCTTTAACCGCTACCCTACAACGTCTTCAAGCTGAATATGACAACGCCAATATAGAGTTTAACCGTTATGAAGGTTTAGCAGGTGATGGGGCTATTTCTACCTCAGAATTAGACCAATATCGCTTAACTTTAGATACAGCTAGAGAAAGAGTTCAAGAAGCCCAAGCTAATCTTAATAAAACTGTCTCTAGTATCTCTCAATCTATCAAAGAAGCTCAAGCTAACTCCCAAAGAGAAAGAGATAGTCTGACAATGCAAATCAAAGAAGCAGAAGCTACTCTAGCCAAAATCAGCGAAATTAGAGATGTAGATGTTAGAGAAGCTCAAGCTAGATTAGATAAAGCGATCGCCGAAAGTCAACGCGCACAACAAGAATTAGCTTTAAGTGAGATTCGCGCTCCCTTTGCTGGTAGAGTACTAAAAATTAACACTCGTCCTGGTGAAAATATTAATCAAGAAGATGGAGTCCTAGAATTAGGAAGAACCGAACAAATGATGGTTATCGCCGAAGTACACGAAAGCGATATCAGTCAAGTGCAACTTGGACAAGAAGTAATTATTACTAGTGAAGGTGGAGCATTTAGCGATGAATTACGGGGTAAAGTTGACCAAATCGGTTGGCAAATAGGTAAAAACGACGTAATCAACAGCGATCCTGCAGCTAACGTAGATAAACGCGTCATTGAAGTCAAAATCTTACTCAATCCTGAAGATAGTCAACTAGTAGAAAATCTCACCTATTCTCAAGTCTTTGTACAAATTAAATTATGAAAATACCTCTATCTTGGTTACAATTATCCCGAGAAAAAATGCGACTGTTAATCGCGATCGCCGGGATTACTTTTGCTGATTTACTTATGTTTATTCAGTTAGGATTTAAAGATTCTCTCCTAGAAAGTACTACTACCCTCCATAGGAGTCTAGACGGTGATATCTTCTTAATGAGTCCTCAAACTGACGCGAGTATAGCTTTTAAGACTTTTTCCCGACGACGTTTACATCAAACTTTAGGTATGGCTGGCGTTGAAGATATCGCTCCAGTTTATATCCAATTTGGTTTGTGGAAGAATCCCCTTAATAATCGGACTCGCAGTATCGGAATAGTTGGTTTTAATCCTCGTAGAAATATTTTAAATATACCCGAAATAAATCAAAACCTTAATCAGATTAAACTCGCTGATGTGGTTTTATTTGATAATCAATCACGAGCAGAATTTGGACCTATTCCCGAACTTTTAGCCCAAGGAGATACAGTCACCACAGAAGTACAATCCCGTAAA
This window encodes:
- a CDS encoding metal-binding protein, which translates into the protein MPSGSTHDRITFWTVPGLVICTWYFSKSERLTLILSLAFLFSGLMFGPDLDIYSVQFKRWGKLRFLWIPYQKLLKHRSIFSHGPIIGNLIRIVYLLTILTISAILIIGIGQLIWGFTWNWGEFRQIVWNLATQEHKATFLALYLGLELGAISHILSDWLVSYYKSQSKKTRKKPRRRQSSPKKGR
- a CDS encoding HlyD family efflux transporter periplasmic adaptor subunit; amino-acid sequence: MFRSKVETFWRSYDPQNKPTWLKTRRKEIIIISVACGLLGTGLILFNLPKLGQPTDTQTTTEATPITAITALGRIEPVGEVAKIAATPNLGGAKIKEILVKPGDVVTEGQLLGILDNYDLQKATLDVANKEVELQRSNLEIVLAGAREGEIDSQRATIERLQAELESEITRNQAEIARWEAELTGQTEALTATLQRLQAEYDNANIEFNRYEGLAGDGAISTSELDQYRLTLDTARERVQEAQANLNKTVSSISQSIKEAQANSQRERDSLTMQIKEAEATLAKISEIRDVDVREAQARLDKAIAESQRAQQELALSEIRAPFAGRVLKINTRPGENINQEDGVLELGRTEQMMVIAEVHESDISQVQLGQEVIITSEGGAFSDELRGKVDQIGWQIGKNDVINSDPAANVDKRVIEVKILLNPEDSQLVENLTYSQVFVQIKL
- a CDS encoding HypC/HybG/HupF family hydrogenase formation chaperone, producing MCLAVPGKIVSINDNQNDPLLRSGRVSFGGIIKEVSLAYLPEAQVGQYVIVHVGFALTILDEAEAEATLNYLAI
- the lepB gene encoding signal peptidase I, producing the protein MTTETNQSSNWQKIKENSQTIVIALGLALIIRLFIAEPRYIPSESMLPTLDLGDRLVIEKVSYYFSPPHSGDIIVFHPPKQLQNLGYQHEQAFIKRVVATPGQTVAVTNGKVYVDETPVVENYLLESPNYQLLPVKVPPNHLFVMGDNRNNSNDSHIWGFLPETEIVGRAIFRFWPLNRLGLI
- the hypF gene encoding carbamoyltransferase HypF, with the protein product MKRLAIKLTGIVQGVGFRPFVYRLAQELKLTGWVNNSSTGVFIEIEGNVDDLEQFLRRLAIEKPTQAQIQSQELNWLPVTGYTEFTIRPSVGGEKTAITLPDLSTCSQCLEEIFDPTNRRYRYPFTNCTNCGPRYSIIEGLPYDRPLTTMKTFVMCPECAQEYHNPLDRRFHAQPNACPICGPQLGLWDRDGNLLYSQEEALQVAVKGIKEGLIVAIKGLGGFQLVVDARNSIAVATLRQRKQRPSKPFGVMYPDLESVQQDCLVTELEAELLRSPQSPIVLLTRQANSSIAANVAPNNPDLGVMLPYTPLHHLLLRDLGFPIIATSGNLANEPICTSELEAKQRLGRITDLFLVHNRPITRPLDDSIVRVINQQPVVLRRARGYAPLPILLKLPKKGVKPKVLALGAHLKNTVAISMGEQVFLSQHIGDLDNQASLQAFEQVIATLKQLYEFTPDLIACDLHPDYMSSQYAQQLEQPIIRVQHHQAHVLGAYASEQLWGESCLGVAWDGTGSGLDGTIWGGEFFLVKGDSLDCHRVASFLPFPLPGGDTAIKQPRRTLLGVLHQLNLDYNLEHYFSTTELINLKKMLNQKLNTPLTSSVGRLFDAVALLLGLPSVVSFEGEAAMGLEFLARKVKQAQPYSFIFNNNLVDWQPMLREILTDLAENISPKIIAARFHHTLAEIIVKIAQEVGEKRVMLTGGCFQNKYLSECTIDKLHQRGFIPCYQGLIPPNDGCIALGQAIAALNQS
- a CDS encoding nucleoside triphosphate pyrophosphohydrolase — translated: MFKSTVTTEETYINILAALEDLIKVVAKLRTPEEGCPWDLAQTPQTLIPYVIEEAYEVAEALRSENQQEIVEELGDLLLQVVLQAQIASDRGEFTLTQVAQGITEKLIRRHPHVFGDLEVNSTDEVRNNWEKIKATEKHQTQAFSQQLSHYLKTFPPLMASQKISSKAAKIGFEWENIDGVWAKFHEEFQEFKAALATDNKQHQQEELGDLLFTLTNIARWYELDCNEALQGTNRKFIDRLALMETFTDRPLSDYSLDELETLWKQAKVELAQSTNNDH
- a CDS encoding phycocyanobilin:ferredoxin oxidoreductase, with amino-acid sequence MIEIAKTELREQLHPMISQLADIILTQWSNNLKLSPYQIPSELGYVEGKLEGEKITIQNHCYQTPQLRKLHLELAKVGKNLDVLHCVMFPNPAYTLPIFGCDIVVGRGEVSAAIVDLSPVSLDHSLPENYQQALASLPELNFSQVRQLPEWGDIFSEYVVFIRPTNTQEIADFLARVDQFLSIHTSLAAIAQPATMERQQLNLARQHHYCTKQRQNDKTRKVLEKAFGTTWAETYFNNILFDLPA
- the tatA gene encoding twin-arginine translocase TatA/TatE family subunit, producing the protein MFGLGWPEVLVILFVVVLIFGPQKIPEIGSSLGKTLRSFKAEINRETPTEDD